A stretch of Lysinibacillus agricola DNA encodes these proteins:
- a CDS encoding ArsR/SmtB family transcription factor, with amino-acid sequence MEPSQIYKALSNDTRRQILLWLKNPEEFFDEKIYLQQGISFQIGVCVRDIQLKAGLAQSVISNYLLTMQQAGLLQSERIGKWTYYRRNEKTIQEFREYVQKEL; translated from the coding sequence ATGGAACCTTCACAAATCTATAAAGCATTATCAAACGATACAAGACGTCAAATTTTATTATGGTTAAAGAATCCAGAGGAATTTTTTGATGAAAAAATTTATTTACAACAAGGGATTAGTTTTCAAATTGGTGTATGTGTAAGAGATATCCAATTGAAAGCAGGACTGGCACAATCAGTTATCTCAAATTATTTATTAACTATGCAGCAAGCTGGATTATTACAATCCGAGCGAATTGGAAAATGGACTTATTATCGTCGAAATGAGAAAACAATACAAGAATTTCGCGAGTACGTTCAAAAAGAATTATAA